The following coding sequences are from one bacterium SCSIO 12741 window:
- a CDS encoding tetratricopeptide repeat protein — protein sequence MYSNSLSNDSLKQVMLEGPNVESRAEAGLLYADRIIYANYDSSLWAIDQVILDGQKNNYEKGVARAKSLKSWLYLIRARYEDALRAAHDALAIQEQQNQDTLELAKTLNMLGAINLELGRFEESLVYMERALHILLVLNDTSRLDRAYNNLGSFHFESGNYREAITYYKESRKKRVSLKDYQRVAYSDYNLGCAYLELDRIDSAVFFMERSQEIFANQTSSGRIPDMVYIGLGRCYLAQNKLNSAIEYIQKGLQMSIASGYADRWVRGYDVLAKALFQAGRHEESYLALKRRCELADSLGEENNAKAIAEIEERYQSAQNEKKLMTSVAKNLEQENKIIKMESAQTRVWLMALILVFLIATAAIYKIQRKRASEASLQADLASARLTALQSQMNPHFIFNCINTSQNFVIEGENNRAYDYLSRFAKLLRGVLESSGLSYVSLENEINLINHYLSLEAIRFDEKFSYKVTVEEKLRSGTFEIPGMVIQPFVENAITHGLINLEGKKGNLSIQLYTQDSHVICEIEDNGVGRQKAAEIKSRKQRRYASKALANIEERLNLLNQNRSMEVGYEIRDLSDESGEPAGTHVKIWLPYL from the coding sequence GTGTATTCCAATTCCCTGTCAAACGATAGCCTGAAGCAGGTTATGCTCGAAGGACCAAATGTAGAATCACGGGCTGAGGCCGGTCTGCTATATGCGGATAGGATAATCTACGCGAACTACGATTCCTCCCTTTGGGCCATCGATCAGGTTATTCTTGATGGCCAGAAAAACAACTATGAAAAGGGAGTTGCCCGAGCTAAGTCTCTTAAATCCTGGCTGTATTTGATTCGGGCCAGGTACGAAGATGCACTTCGGGCAGCACATGATGCCCTGGCCATACAGGAACAGCAGAATCAGGATACCCTCGAACTGGCCAAAACCTTAAACATGCTTGGCGCCATAAATTTGGAGTTAGGCCGATTTGAAGAGTCGCTGGTCTACATGGAGCGAGCCCTCCACATTCTGCTTGTGCTGAACGATACATCCCGATTGGATAGGGCCTACAACAACCTGGGATCTTTTCATTTTGAATCTGGAAACTACAGGGAGGCCATTACTTACTACAAGGAGTCAAGGAAGAAAAGAGTAAGTCTGAAAGACTATCAGCGTGTGGCTTATTCTGATTATAACCTGGGGTGCGCTTATCTGGAATTGGATAGGATAGATTCTGCCGTGTTCTTCATGGAACGCAGCCAGGAAATATTTGCCAATCAAACTTCTTCAGGACGAATACCTGATATGGTTTATATCGGTTTGGGGAGATGTTATTTGGCTCAAAACAAATTGAATAGTGCTATTGAATATATCCAAAAAGGGCTGCAAATGTCCATTGCCTCAGGTTATGCTGATCGATGGGTGCGTGGCTATGATGTCTTGGCAAAGGCCTTGTTTCAGGCTGGGAGACACGAGGAATCTTATCTCGCATTGAAGCGAAGATGTGAATTAGCCGATAGCTTAGGAGAAGAGAACAATGCCAAGGCTATCGCCGAAATTGAAGAGCGCTACCAAAGTGCCCAAAATGAGAAAAAATTGATGACCTCAGTGGCCAAAAACCTGGAACAGGAAAACAAAATCATCAAAATGGAATCGGCGCAAACTCGTGTCTGGCTCATGGCTCTGATCTTGGTTTTCCTAATTGCTACGGCAGCTATCTACAAAATTCAAAGAAAAAGAGCGTCAGAGGCATCCCTGCAGGCCGACCTCGCTTCGGCCAGGTTAACAGCTCTTCAATCCCAAATGAATCCCCACTTTATTTTCAATTGCATCAATACCTCCCAAAATTTTGTGATTGAAGGTGAAAATAACCGCGCTTACGACTATTTGTCTCGGTTTGCTAAATTGCTACGAGGAGTGCTGGAAAGTTCCGGCCTTTCTTACGTTTCGTTGGAGAACGAAATCAACCTGATTAATCATTACCTGTCTTTAGAAGCGATCCGATTTGATGAGAAGTTTTCCTACAAGGTCACCGTGGAAGAGAAGTTAAGAAGCGGAACCTTTGAAATCCCGGGAATGGTTATCCAGCCCTTCGTCGAAAATGCCATAACCCATGGCTTGATCAATTTGGAAGGCAAAAAGGGGAACCTGAGTATTCAACTGTATACCCAGGATAGCCACGTCATTTGCGAAATTGAGGACAATGGGGTCGGTCGGCAAAAAGCGGCGGAGATAAAGTCTCGAAAGCAGCGCCGGTATGCTTCCAAGGCCCTTGCCAATATTGAGGAAAGGTTGAATTTATTGAATCAAAACCGGTCGATGGAGGTTGGGTACGAGATCCGGGACTTAAGCGATGAATCTGGCGAACCGGCCGGAACTCATGTGAAAATTTGGCTGCCCTACCTATAA
- a CDS encoding response regulator transcription factor, whose translation MIKTILVDDEKKSLNILIRLIETHVENIDIIGSATDIDTARELIEESRPQLVFLDIEMGPRSGFDLLESMEEIDFHVIFVTAHEEFALKAIKISALDYLIKPVGIQELKGAVNKVEKQELNAQSGHKITQLVKNFYVESPDLRRITLPTSEGFEFVPIRDILYCRADGSYSHIFLKDGQKITTSKNLKFYSDILEDYAFYRIHNTSLINLRYIRKFGKSAGGYVIMEDGKELSVSKSKKPGLLDQFGHK comes from the coding sequence ATGATTAAAACCATCTTGGTAGATGACGAAAAAAAGAGCCTAAACATTCTTATTAGGTTAATCGAAACGCATGTAGAAAACATCGACATTATTGGCAGCGCCACGGATATAGATACTGCCCGGGAACTGATTGAAGAGTCCCGTCCGCAACTCGTTTTTTTGGATATTGAAATGGGACCACGATCAGGGTTCGATTTGCTTGAATCCATGGAGGAGATTGATTTCCATGTCATTTTTGTGACTGCCCATGAGGAGTTTGCTTTGAAGGCAATTAAAATATCAGCCCTCGATTACTTGATAAAGCCAGTGGGTATTCAAGAATTAAAGGGTGCTGTCAACAAGGTAGAAAAGCAAGAATTGAATGCCCAATCGGGGCATAAGATCACCCAGCTGGTCAAGAATTTTTATGTCGAAAGTCCGGATCTGCGGAGAATAACACTTCCCACCTCCGAGGGTTTTGAGTTTGTTCCTATCCGAGATATCTTGTATTGCAGGGCCGATGGTAGTTATTCTCATATTTTCTTGAAGGATGGACAGAAAATAACCACTTCAAAAAACCTGAAATTCTATTCCGATATTCTGGAAGATTACGCTTTCTACCGCATCCACAACACTTCCTTGATTAACCTGAGGTACATCCGAAAGTTTGGAAAATCAGCCGGGGGATACGTCATCATGGAGGATGGAAAGGAACTTAGTGTTTCCAAGAGTAAGAAACCTGGTCTTCTCGATCAGTTCGGCCACAAATAA
- a CDS encoding DUF4157 domain-containing protein: MKQEVTGNKDLNSTGPNATNLTHSGKDGSSEITQLKDNRPIAQRQEHMKHLAENPPVQRQANNTGLPDNLKSGIENLSGYSMNDVQVHYNSSKPAQLNAHAYAQGSQIHLGPGQEKHLPHEAWHVVQQKQGRVQATTQLKAGTPINDDEGLEREADIMGSHAAQLGSQQSASQLKKKSQPKE; the protein is encoded by the coding sequence ATGAAACAGGAAGTAACGGGAAATAAAGACTTAAACTCTACCGGCCCTAATGCCACGAATTTGACCCATTCTGGTAAAGATGGGAGTTCGGAAATTACTCAGCTGAAGGATAACCGCCCAATAGCTCAACGCCAGGAACACATGAAACATCTGGCTGAAAATCCACCTGTACAGCGGCAAGCCAATAACACTGGGCTTCCAGACAACCTGAAATCGGGCATTGAGAACCTCTCCGGCTATTCCATGAATGATGTTCAGGTCCATTACAATTCGAGCAAGCCCGCTCAACTCAATGCCCATGCCTATGCTCAGGGCAGTCAGATACACCTAGGCCCGGGACAAGAAAAGCACCTACCTCATGAAGCCTGGCACGTAGTTCAACAAAAACAAGGACGCGTACAAGCGACCACTCAACTCAAGGCCGGCACACCAATTAACGATGATGAAGGTCTCGAACGAGAAGCAGATATCATGGGAAGTCATGCCGCTCAATTGGGCAGCCAGCAATCCGCCTCTCAATTAAAAAAAAAGTCTCAACCCAAGGAATAG